Proteins encoded together in one Labeo rohita strain BAU-BD-2019 unplaced genomic scaffold, IGBB_LRoh.1.0 scaffold_54, whole genome shotgun sequence window:
- the LOC127161061 gene encoding GTPase IMAP family member 8-like, with the protein MAAASEGRHSPDHDRPNMSDLRIVLIGKNGSENRRVGNTILGITAFNSEAPSSYSQQHSEKISGEVEKRHITVINTHLLQPNLSHQQIIQGVKECLSLSAPGPHVFVLVLQSKDFSENDRNTVKYVLNRFSKQAIKHTIVLTTDEETHTSKLTFMIWNNAIRDLIKECGGGHLQFDIVNTGWRSEIVRKTEEIFKKQHEELLTCNMYGDRVVQSSVDEDLSRSGDSFKGNEKEKKYSDLRTKTASDGRVSTVGKPKLNIVLCGSNPSLKNSVSKMFRGVCVKREGTIHGWQISVIELPALTQLSEEEVMREALHCVSLCDPGVHVFIIIIPDGPLNNEDKAEIEKIKGIFYSQEHFMVLFITELSVDKSVSDIVESTESERIVSLYGSWYFVMGLKDQRNTEKILKILDVINSMKTEPYSLQTYIRAPEKRVRHELEEKLRVRDKEIKELQEKVKTLVPECVKLNLVVCGSNRDLKSFISNLILNQSERRSELSSECVRRDVELHGRLISLVELPALFNTQLSEEEVMRQTHRCVSLCHPGVHVFIIIIPDAPINNEDKAEMEEIQRIFSSRINKHIMILIKQNSEHQTEKLNEETQSVIESFGRRHHFIGPNTQVSVLMEKLEQMVEENSGDCFSAETLMETQMEKMQKFEEMKRRIHSLEKWFQSQGSTEREDELRIVLLGKTGVGKSSTGNTILEREVFLSDISQTSITKVCQKETAEINSRHITVIDTPGLFDTKLSNEEIQREISNCIHMILPGPHVFLLLISLGRFTEEEQTAVKIIQETFGENSLMYTMVLFTRGDDLKNKTINQFLGEPGSALKNLIESCGNRFHVFNNNETGDQTQVTDLLQKIDNMVKANGGSYYSCKMFREMERQIQEQQKNILMEKMGELNREREELMNKHEEEKKRMKVMMVEERQNHEKERKRREEEFREREEQYKRDIKEREKQERKIREELKREREEWEKQKQQERQRREEEDERRRKIEKETWDEYYEKLKREKERRYREKEDLQIKHEEERKRMKMMMEEERQNHEKERKRREDEYIKREEQYKRDITDIEEQERKMREELKKEREEWEKQKTTGNTKRRRGERKT; encoded by the exons ATGGCAGCAG cATCAGAAGGTAGACATAGTCCAGATCATGATCGTCCTAACA TGAGTGATCTGAGGATTGTTCTGATAGGAAAGAATGGATCAGAAAACAGACGAGTGGGAAACACTATACTGGGTATAACAGCATTTAACAGTGAAGCTCCTTCATCTTATTCACAGCAGCACAGTGAGAAAATCAGTGGAGAGGTGGAGAAGAGACACATCACAGTCATCAACACTCACCTGCTCCAGCCAAATCTCTCACATCAACAGATAATACAGGGAGTGAAAGAGTGTTTGTCTCTGTCTGCTCCAGGACCTCATGTGTTTGTCCTCGTACTGCAGAGTAAGGACTTCAGTGAGAACGACAGAAACACAGTGAAATATGTGCTGAACCGCTTCAGTAAGCAGGCCATTAAACACACTATAGTGCTGACTACTGATGAAGAGACACACACATCCAAACTGACTTTTATGATATGGAATAACGCTATTCGTGATTTAATAAAGGAGTGTGGAGGAGGACATCTACAGTTTGATATAGTAAACACAGGATGGCGCTCTGAGATTGTCAGAAAGACAGAAGAGATATTCAAGAAACAACATGAAGAACTTCTCACCTGTAACATGTATGGAGATAGAGTCGTTCAATCATCAGTGGATGAAGATCTGAGCAGATCTGGAGATTCATTCAAAGGAAATGAGAAAGAGAAGAAGTACTCAGATCTACGCACAAAAACAGCAAGTGATGGAAGAG TGTCGACTGTTGGAAAACCAAAGCTGAACATTGTGCTGTGTGGAAGTAATCCATCACTCAAGAACTCTGTGTCTAAAATGTTTAGAGGGGTGTGTGTGAAGAGAGAGGGAACAATTCATGGATGGCAGATCAGTGTAATAGAGCTTCCAGCTCTCACTCAGCTCTCAGAGGAGGAAGTGATGCGGGAGGCGCTCCACTGTGTGTCTCTCTGTGATCCTGGAGTTCATgtgttcatcatcatcattcctGATGGTCCACTTAATAATGAAGACAAAGCAGAAATAGAGAAgattaaaggaatattttatTCACAAGAGCACTTCATGGTGCTTTTCATTACTGAACTCAGTGTTGACAAAAGTGTGTCAGATATTGTAGAATCCACAGAATCTGAGAGGATTGTGAGTCTCTATGGGAGTTGGTACTTCGTGATGGGGTTAAAGGACCAGAGAAACACTGAAAAGATCTTAAAGATTCTAGATGTTATAAACAGCATGAAGACTGAACCCTATTCTCTTCAGACGTATATAAGAGCTCCAGAGAAGAGAGTCAGACATGAACTAGAGGAGAAACTGAGAGTAAGAGACAAAGAAATCAAAGAGTTACAAGAGAAGGTCAAGACACTGG TTCCAGAGTGTGTGAAGCTGAATCTGGTTGTGTGTGGGAGTAACAGAGATTTAAAATCCTTCATATCAAACCTGATCCTGAATCAGAGCGAGAGAAGATCAGAGCTCAGCTCAGAGTGTGTGAGGAGAGACGTGGAGCTTCATGGACGTCTGATCAGTCTGGTGGAGCTTCCAGCTCTGTTCAACACTCAGCTCTCAGAGGAGGAAGTGATGCGTCAGACTCATCGCTGTGTGTCTCTCTGTCATCCTGGAGTTCAtgttttcatcatcatcattcctGATGCTCCAATTAATAATGAAGACAAAGCAGAAATGGAGGAGATCCAGAGGATCTTCAGCTCAAGAATCAACAAACACATCATGATCCTCATAAAGCAGAATTCAGAGCATCAGACAGAAAAACTGAATGAAGAAACACAGTCTGTCATTGAGAGTTTTGGAAGACGACATCATTTCATTGGGCCAAACACACAAGTGTCTGTGTTGATGGAGAAACTGGAGCAGATGGTTGAGGAAAATAGTGGTGATTGTTTCTCTGCAGAGACACTGATGGAGACACAGatggaaaaaatgcaaaaatttgaAGAAATGAAGAGAAGAATCCATTCATTAGAGAAGTGGTTTCAGTCACAAG GTTCAACAGAAAGAGAAGATGAATTGAGGATTGTGCTGCTTGGAAAAACTGGAGTTGGGAAAAGTTCAACTGGAAACACCATCTTAGAAAGAGAAGTGTTTTTATCAGACATTTCTCAAACATCTATTACTAAAGTGTGTCAAAAGGAGACAGCTGAAATCAACAGCAGACACATTACTGTGATCGACACTCCAGGACTGTTTGATACTAAACTCAGTAATGAAGAAATACAGAGAGAAATCAGCAACTGCATCCACATGATCCTGCCTGGACCTCATGTGTTTCTCTTACTGATTTCACTGGGACGATTCACTGAAGAAGAACAAACAGCAGTGAAGATCATCCAAGAGACATTTGGAGAAAACTCTTTAATGTACACCATGGTGCTCTTCACCAGAGGAGAtgatctgaaaaacaaaaccatCAATCAGTTTTTGGGAGAACCTGGATCTGCCCTTAAAAACCTGATTGAATCATGTGGAAACAGATTTCATGTGTTCAATAATAATGAGACTGGAGACCAAACACAGGTGACTGATCTACTGCAGAAGATAGACAACATGGTGAAAGCAAACGGAGGGAGTTACTACTCATGTAAGATGTTCAGAGAGATGGAAAGACAAATACAAGAACAACAGAAGAACATACTGATGGAGAAAATGGGGGAACTgaacagagaaagagaagaactgatgaacaaacatgaaGAAGAGAAAAAGAGGATGAAGGTGATGATGGTGGAAGAAAGACAGAATcatgagaaagagagaaagagaagagaagaagaatttagagagagagaagaacaaTATAAAAGAGACattaaagaaagagagaaacaagAGAGAAAAATACGAGAGGAGCTGAAAAGAGAACGAGAGGAATgggagaaacagaaacaacaggAAAGACAAAGAAGAGAAGAAGAGGATGAGAGAAGGAGAAAGATAGAAAAGGAAACATGGGATGAATATTATGAGAAACTTAAACGAGAGAAGGAAAGAAGATACAGAGAGAAAGAAGATCTTCAGATCAAACATgaagaagagagaaaaagaatgaagatgatgatggaggaagaaagacagaatcatgagaaagagaggaagagaagagaagatgaatatattaaaagagaagAACAATATAAAAGGGACATTACAGACATAGAGGAACAAGAGAGAAAGATGCGAGAGGAGCTGAAGAAAGAACGAGAGGAATGggagaaacaaaaaacaacaggaaatacaaagagaagaagaggagaaagaaagacatag